aggttatatagcaccttgatgtgtggagtacaagtcacaggaggttatgctcaacctttataatgcactggtaaggcctcatcttgagtactgtgtgcagttttggtctccaggctacaaaaaggacatagcagcactagaaaaggtccagagaagagcgactaggctgattccaggtctacaggggttgaattatgaggaaagattaaaagagctgggcctttacagtttaagcaaaagaagattaagaggtgacatgattgaagtgtttaaaattatgaagggaattagtacagtggatcgagacttgtattttaaaatgagctcatcaagaacacggggacacagttggaaacttgttaagggtaaatttcgcacaaacattaggaagtttttctttacacaaagaacgatagacacttggaataagctactaagtagtgtggtagacagtaagatgttagggactttcaaaactcgacttgatgttttcttggaggaaacaagtggataggactggcgagctttgttgggctgaatggcctgttctcgtctagattgttctaattctaattctaataacaCTTACAAATCATCAGTAGCATGGCTGCAACCTGTGGTTGAATTACATATGAATATGAAGGAATCACCAGTCTTATATTgcagtatgcaatatcaagaggaACAGGTCTCACCTAAGCCACCTCTGACTGTTCCAATGTGAAGTTATTTTAGCAGGCCAATCGcacagatgaataaacactttactgatgctgtgTAAGTGTTATGAACATCAAAAGAAGCCTTTTGTAAGGTCTTATTCGAccagagtaaatgagtaatatatGCACTTCTGCAGAATCTAAACGAAAAGTGTTACCAACAGTTCAAGTCACCCTGCCCTCCATACACTGTGCCCTTGGCATGGTAGATCAGCGTATGAGCCTCAGTGATCCTCAGAGTTGTTTTATCAAGGGCCATGTGTGCCTGATAGAGTTACCTATGAAAAGGAGTCAAAAGGAACCAGATGTCCACAAAGGTCCTCAATCTATATAACTGAACCACTTTCAGAATAAAGACGCCAGACCCCTCCCAGAAGCCTGGCCTGGAGATGGTTATTTCTAAGAGTGCCTGTTCCCTGACGGATAGTAGTTTCCATCATATGCTTAAATGTATTATGTTTCTGgtttttgtgcattttcagtGATGTTACTTGTGAACAGCTAGGTCCATTCAGTCGGTGTTTAGGCCTTTTAAGTACTTCAGTGGTTCACTTACAATGGGTCCTGAAATCTGAGTTCTTTTCTGTCCCAAAAGGTGATCCAATGCTCCATAAATCAGTGCCTCTCTGATCTACATGTTACTGTATGATATCCTCCATCTTAGTGTGTGGCCCTGGTGGAATTTCATAGATCAACACTTTTCCAGTTCACGTTTGCACATTTATCTTGTATAATTTAAGTCCTTAATCTTTCTCACTTGCAGATTAAACTGTCAGATGTAAACTTCATActttctttttaactctttctACTGCAAAACAGCCTCAAGGTCAGATGCTCAGTTagttcatttatatagcacacttgaATGTGGCTTTATTTGTTGCATTTTCTTACCACTTTAAGAATTgaacaaacagaaattaataaACTTTCAGCTTCCCAGATGGCCATATGTGCTTACTACAGCCACTTGGCACTGGCATCCACACTCTCTCACaaactcaaagtaaaaaaatagcaaaatcctttcgaaaagaaaaatgtggtcactgtttttattatgtattaacAAATGTTAATTACGAAATGATTGAAAGTTATACACAAATACCACCTCACTAAATTTTCGATCAATGAATTGCCAAGTAAGCCAAAGACTATGTTTCACTAACATTGCAGTAAAGTTCCTATTGTTATATGAGTTATTTCTAACTGGACTTTCGTGACATTTGCTAAACTGTATTACAATCACATTACATTAAAGCATTTGAATATGTATatttaacaatgaaaaatatttttaaatacagacaAAATGAACTTCCCAATTATGCTTGGATTATCTTATTTGTTTTGGATTACTAAGATGATTTCACATATTCACTGTATGGTAAGGAACAGAGATGAGAATTAACATACAGCTAGTAACTGGACCAGGCTGCAGATCACTTGTTTTACAAAATTAGTTCacaaatacataacaaaaaacaataatgaaaatttATATTCATTCTATTTTTGTTGCATATGTAACCTGTCCCAGCAGGTAGGTAGAAATCTTGACAGTTTGTACACCAACACTTAGCTTAAAGATTCAGTTTACAGCTGTCGATTAACCTAAGAGACATGTCTTTAGGGTGTGAGGGGAAACCTCATTAAATGGAAAATCAACACAGTGACCTGAAGAACATAAACTTGGCTTTAAATAACAGAGCTAATAATCAATCTCTGATTCAAGAGTTTTGATGCAGCTACACTAAATGCTGTATCACTAAGCTGTCCTAGTTTattcaataaaacaaacaaaaataaatgtacatgtcCAGAACATGACCTTCCCTACATAAACCTCTGATTTTCATAGTAAAATATTTAACAGCAGTATTTCAGTAATTGCAATAAAATGGAAGAATCTGATATTATACTCTCTcggtttaaaatattattgtcaAGAACAAACACTTTTTCAAAGCTTATGAGGACCGATTTGGTGTGGGATCCTAGGAAAAAAGTAACAAACAATGTTACCATTCGACTGGATTAAGTAGTTTCTTTTTTGGGTTATCCTGTCCACAGACTCACAACGTgacacacacggacacacagACATAGAAAGACATCACTCTAAAAGTGGTTAAATCTTGTACAGGGATAATACATGTAAATtcattgaatatataaagtcaaaatatttaCCTTCCCAATATTAATATCTATGGTATatataggaaaaataaaaaatgcaaaacatatatgatcataaatcatatttactaaaatttaaaaaaaatattcattgggTTGTTTTCCCAACATACAGAAGGAAATCTTTaccaaatcaaaacaaatagCAGCGACTGAAAATTGTAATATGTAAGAGAAGACTGGAGTTTTCTTTTCTCCTGAACATGATGCagtttaataaagttaaaattattttactaaaGCATACACACAACTTTGGTCTAATATACAAGATAAAACTATGTCCATACTCAGGAGCaccaattatttaaaagaaagtggaatccatccatccatttactaacccgctgaatccaaatacagggtcacgggggtctgctggagccaatcccagccaacacagggcacaaggcaggaaccaatcctgggcagggtgccaacccaccgcaggacacacacaaacacacccaccacacactagggccaatttagagtcgccaatccacctaatctgcatgtctttggattgtgggaggaaaccggagtgcccggaggaaacccacgcagacacggggagaacatgcaaactccacgcagggaggacctgggaagcgaacccgggtctcctaactgcgaggcagcagcgctaccactgcgtcaccgagCCGCCTAAGtggaatataaatattaaaataaaatgaatgaatcctTAAGAACCAAATGCTATCAAATTACTTTCAAATATTACTGCTCTTATAACATACGccagataataaaaaataaaaatgctgttgtAAAAAACTCTTCAACTTCCCATTTTATTGCATGATCAGTCCTTGAGAATCCAGTTAGATTGGTTTGCCTTTGGCTATGTGCTTTATTCCATGTGATCGGCATGTGAAAGGAGTTCCTCTTAGTGTGACAGCCAGCTTATCTTTAAGGCATGATACAGTTTTAAGCTTGCTTAAATCACAACACCATTCTTGAATTAGCTGATGATACTGTATGATCCACAGGAAAACTAAGATTTGGGGCATTTCTCATGATTCAAAATCAGCAACACAAATTTTTAGCTGACAAATTGTAGTTCTGTCAGTATTTTTCAGAGAAAAAATGAATCTCAAATATTTCTTAGTATAGAATTAAAAGCAAAGCACAAAACAAGTACAGACAGAGGCCGAAGCTCATGAAGCTTTTCATACCATTAACTGCTTTGTAAAGGCATTTTTTGGCAACAACAAAAGGCACTTTGTAAATTAAAACAAGCTTGAATGCAGGCAAATTGTGAAGATGAAGGGGGTGGAGGGAGGTAACAGTTAAAAAATACACTTCACTAAAATGGACACATCAGCAGGTCTTCACCTGATCCCAGAACACCACTTGAGGACATAGAAGTATCTGAAACTGATACCCTCAGTAGTTTTAGGAAAGGTTACATATATATCAAAACGACACAAATGTTTTAACAGTGTTCAAAGAGAATTACCGACagtaatatttaatcatttactGCTGATAAATCCCTTCAAGCTCAACATACAGAAATCAAAATGATCCAAACAGCCAGCATCATACTTATAATAAGCaagattttcaaatattttttgaaaaaagttaGATCTTAATCTAGCAAGAACATATAAATTGTAAAGTCACTGTATATCTGAACATCACAGAagtaattaaaatggaaaaagtgcaTAATTTGAAATGTACTGTAGGACTCTGCTAAGAGGTGTGCAAGTATGCAAACAAAATGCCTAATTATTCAGTTAATTACAGTAATGCCAAACAGCAGTAaagtatgttttgaaaaaaatatacaaaattcacCTAAAAAGATTGTGTATCATTTTACATTACTATGAGCACAAAAAGTAACCTATTGTACAGCATCCAGCTATTGGAGAAAAGTGGACTCTTGAAAGTCTGGGCTCGTCTCTTCATACTGGCTAGGTGACAAAAGATGCCCAGGATAACCATAAACAAGGTCATAATTATTCTGAATAATGCGGTAAACATCCTTTGGAATGCTGAGGCTATCATgaagaataataattaaaatctgtttaaaaaaatgaaaatgcgaAAAAGCAAAAACCAATATCAAACCTGAACAGCCATCAAAGTACTGCAATACCCACATGCCATTCATTGTTGTTAACAGTTTTGTTGCCCAAGAGCTGCTTGTAAACCACCGTAGTATTAAAGTCCTCAGAGGCTGTGTTTTTTTAGTCACTTTTAGACAGCTCCTCCTGAGCTGCTCTGAGCCAGCGGCCAACCTGATTTGCAATTtcctagataaataaatacacatacagtatatacatatttagATGTACACACATAACTAAATTTTAATTACACAGGAGAGGCTCCACTTCATGCAAGTAACAATTCCCTGTAATCTCCACATGTAAACAATACTACTTACCAATCGTGCCATCTTAAGGGGAAAGGTGTCTGTTGGCCTTGCAGAGTTCATATTGGCACAGTGAGAGGTCCCATTAATAAGAATGGCCAACTCAGATCTGCTTTGGTTGCTAAGAACACTCAGTGCATGCCATGGGTCAATATCCCCTAAGAGGCATTAagagggtacagtgagaaaaagaACCAGGAAACCGACAAAACTAATTCAGTTGCATATTATAAGTATGTACCATTGACAAAGAGGATCCTGCTGGATTTCGGGTGGTCAGCTCCATAATATTCATTGGTAAAATGCACTGATTCATCCACACTGGACAATGGGACACCAAAGACTTCCTGGCAGAGCTGTACCTGTGACTGCAGTGTCATAAGAGGAGAGAAGGGGCATCGGGAGTCCTCACAAGTCTGGTCTGAAATGATAAGAGAAGCACAGGTACAAAATCAATTGTCTCACTTATGTCTCACATGAGAGCTTCATCCATTTCAAATGCCTGCATCACAAACTGTAAGGTCCTgtcatctatttttatttttgcagactTCTCTCATAGAAAGTCTACTCAGTCCAACCGCATGCATACACTTACATACAAGTCTTAGTGATTTTCACTCTTTTCCACGTACTCTGTTTTGCAGCCAagaacatctctctctctctctctaaaaagAAAGTGTATAGACTGATAGGGTGGACATGAACAACACTCACAGTAGCCAAATTCTGTGCAGGTCTGATAGTACCATTGTCGTTCTCCAGCACCACTTGGAGATAAACTAGTGTTACGCATGACAAGCAGCTCCATCTGGTATGAATTGTCCAGACATTTAATTCCTTCCCTCTCCAGGTACCTCTTAGGGAGAAAAGCCAGGACAGTGTTAGACATAGTATACTCTACAGTGGATATGCACCAGGAAGATGATATTGCACATACCTGAAGGATTCGAATAAGCTGTATGTAGCTGGGTCCACTGGTCATTATATTGCAGACATCTGCAATGTTGCTTCCAGTAATCTCCTGGTCATACTGCACTGCTCCCATAAAAATGTCTGCCAGATTGGAGACTAATTGAGACTGGTCCTCTGGCAGACTAAGATTTCCACAGGAAAAAAAGTCCTTCTCCAGCACAGAAAGATTTCCAGCCTCAAGCATCTTATCCACAACTTGGAATGCTTTTCGAACAGCCTGGAGACACTGGAAAAGAGAAGTCTATTACTGCAACTACCAATTTACAGGCATGCCTAAAGTTAATTTATGCTCCCCACAAGCGTCGTATTTTGAGAGCCAGGCCATTAAAAATCAACCAGTAGAAATACGAAAATCCCTTTTACCCTAACTCTAACAATGAAGGGAGCACTACTAACCTCCTTAGAGCCGCCAACTACTGGATTGGACAGGCTGGCAGCCACTACCTGAAAAATATTATAACTATGAATGAATACAAGAACAGATGAAAATGAAATTTGACAAGTGGGTATTATTCACATGAGagacataaaaatgacaaaatggagGACCGTGGACTGTGTTAAATATAGCACTCCTTCAGTAACCAATACCTGATTGTAACCAGTGAAATCCAATTGGGCTCTGACTGGTGCTGATGATGATACAGCAGCATAAACTAGGTGtggaaactgaaagaaaagagaaaggtaCACTGGTTAGAAAAAAACAGGGCAAAAGACTTGAATAACGTCCAACAAAACCAAATCTGTCACCTTAAGTCGGAACCAGGCTGACAGAGAACCAGGATAGGAGCCCCCAAAGCAGATCCACTTGTTGCTGTTGCTCATATTGTACTGCTGAGTGATGAAGAGATGAAAGGAAGCAAGATCTGCCAACCTGCAAGGCAGGAGAACAACAAATTAATAAGAAAGTTGaaagcattatactgtataaacctTAATATCTGAGGCCAAAACTCACGCCTGCTGACTGGACAGGAAGTGAATGTTCTCATCAGTCAGTCCATCTTCATTAAGGCTAACTCCATAATACCGGTGCTCCAAAGCAACTAGTAATGCCTTATACTGCTGTGCCATCTCAACATGGTGTCCTGCAAGGGAAAGTGAAACACAAAGTAATATTAAACTAGAAAGCTGCaaactctctgtcttttaacaaAGTTTGAATTTGTTCATATGTTAAGAAATAgtttacttaatttaaaatgtatttgtatagcTAATGTGATGGTTACCACAATGATACACATAGAAAAGTCATTTTCAGTGGCCTTAAGTGACCTTGTCAAAAAGTGCGGACACTCTTAGGCCATCCACAAATCAAGAAGGGCACCAATGAAGCCAAAATGCCAACAAGAGGAAATATTAGTGTTTTCTATAAAAATAAGAAAGGATTAGATTAGAAGTAGAATAAAGTACACGGTAGTGTAAACAATAAACACCCAATACCTTCTGGTTATCACCCATGGACTGACTATCCATTGGGCAGTCACATGTGCCCACTTCTCACTTGACTACACAACAGCCCAAGAGCTAAGCACACCCTTTACCTCCTGCTTTCCTTTCTAACTCTCCAATGTCTGGCCACTCTTCCCCATGCTAATCAAGTGCCCTTTCCAACCATCCTCCAAACTCCACATTTAGTAAAACTGTCACTACCTGATTTGTTCCCCCTGCCCGATTTGCACCTCACACGTGGAACACTTTTATGCAGTTGTGCATTACTTTGAATTGTTCAATGCTGTCAGGTCTGAACTACAGATGTGTGCTATTTTACAGCATTACCTGAAAGCTTGTTTCAGTTTGGGATTGTATTGAGGTTGGCTTTACCTTTATTGGGAAATAAAGATTTTCATATAAGTTTTCAGGTTTGCAACATATTGAAAGAATATTTTCAACAGATAGAATCATATTGTAGTTTGCAGAAAATTAAGCAAAGTCAACTCCAGTGTGTGTACAAAAATTTTAATAATCAAACATATGCTGCCTATGTTAACATTTGTGTTCCTTGTGACATATAGCCGATTGATGATAGAGATCATAATAAAAAGGGATTTACAGAGGTAATAGTCTCCAGTATCAAATACAGTGAAAATGCTCTGTCATGTGTTGTAAAATATTTGTGCATGCATTAGAGGCTGGGTAATACAGTAAACAGTCGTGCTATGCACCTGCATGAAAATGTTGCACATCATTGTATAGGTAACTTTTCAGTTTTGATTCTATGAACCTCCAGCAATGGGtccaaacaaaatataattaaactcCTGTGGATtattatgtttgcagatgacattgtgatctgcaatgagagtatggagcaggttgaagagCTTAGAGAAgtggagatacagtggtgtgaaaaactatttgcccccttcctgatttcttattcttttgcatgtttgtcacacaaaatgtttctgatcatcaaacacatttaaccattagtcaaatataacacaagtaaacacaaaatgcagtttttaaatgatggttttattatttaggagaaaaaatccaaacctacatggccctgtgtgaaaaagtaattgccccttgttaaaaataacctaactgtggtgtatcacacctgagttcaatttccgtagccacccccaggcctgattactgccacacctgtttcaatcaagaaatcacttaaataggagctgcctgacacagagaagtagaccaaaagcacctcaaaagctagacatcatgccaagatccaaagaaattcaggaacaaatgagaacagaagtaattgagatctatcagtctggtaaaggttataaagccatttctaaagctttgggactccagcgaaccacagtgagagccattatccacaaatggcaaaaacatggaacagtggtgaaccttcccaggagtggcagacggaccaaaattaccccaagagcgcagagacgactcatccgagaggtcacaaaagaccccaggacaacgtctaaagaactgcaggcctcacttgcctcaattaaggtcagtgttcacgactccaccataagaaagagactgggcaaaaacagcctgcatggcag
This genomic window from Polypterus senegalus isolate Bchr_013 chromosome 12, ASM1683550v1, whole genome shotgun sequence contains:
- the LOC120540459 gene encoding thymus-specific serine protease translates to MLLRPTLWLLLATLLGVYGGNVFRHIQRRVFLSKEQEARSHLARGMQLHLAPQLSMPKEMMLTQLLDHFNRQEKRTFKQRYYVNDAYWQKPHGPVFLYIGGEASLSPYSVQYGHHVEMAQQYKALLVALEHRYYGVSLNEDGLTDENIHFLSSQQALADLASFHLFITQQYNMSNSNKWICFGGSYPGSLSAWFRLKFPHLVYAAVSSSAPVRAQLDFTGYNQVVAASLSNPVVGGSKECLQAVRKAFQVVDKMLEAGNLSVLEKDFFSCGNLSLPEDQSQLVSNLADIFMGAVQYDQEITGSNIADVCNIMTSGPSYIQLIRILQRYLEREGIKCLDNSYQMELLVMRNTSLSPSGAGERQWYYQTCTEFGYYQTCEDSRCPFSPLMTLQSQVQLCQEVFGVPLSSVDESVHFTNEYYGADHPKSSRILFVNGDIDPWHALSVLSNQSRSELAILINGTSHCANMNSARPTDTFPLKMARLEIANQVGRWLRAAQEELSKSD